The region ACCTATTCTAATAAGGGCAGGGATTCAAATTAAGTGCGATCGCTCAAATTGGCAACATTTAACGGTTAAGTGCAGCGGCGGCAGATGAACTTGAACTCAGAGCACTAGCAGTCTTCTTCCGTTCGCTGCCATGACGTGTTAGCTGACGATCGCTTTCAGTACTCCTGAGATCGTAATTAAGAACGCTCCAATAGTTCCTGCCGGTTCAGAATCTGAATGATATCAATATCGATAGTAGAATTCCACCATCCAGCCAATAAAGCACGATGCATGCGATCGCACATTCGAGCTTACCTCCACTCACTTTCAACCGTGAACCGTAGGGGGTATTTTTTTACTTTGCTGCGCTGATGAGCGATCGCAACTTTCTCCTGAGCTTCCGTCAAGGGCAGGGCGATGACAAAATGTCGCCCTAGTTGGTGGGTATGAATCATGCATTGAATCGCCAGATTCTTCGGTAGTTCAAATACTTGCTCCAGCACTTCCACCACAAATTCCATCGTCGTCGCGTTGTCATTGTGCAGATAAACTGGAACCACCGAGGGATGCTCCCAGGGGCACTCTGGGATGGATTGGGTTGCTTCTGCCGACAGATATGGAGAAGTAACCCAACGGAGGTTTTGCAGCGGTTCCACGGGTTTTTGGGACAGGTTGTTATGCCCACAGCGGGTACAAACCCAGGAGCGCTTTGGCCTTCGGTTTCTGAGCAGTGGGGTGAGGAACGACCGTCGCAGGGCAAGGCTTTCGTAGAGGTTGCGTCCGCCGCAGCGAGGGCAGGCATCGGGAAAAATTTCCAGATATTCCGCCAGGGTTTGGGGACCACCTTGAGCCAGAATGCGCTGGGCGCGATCGCGTCGCTGCCTCCAAGTCTGTCTGGATTGAGCCAAGGGGTCAGGTTCCGAATGATCCCACTCAAATTTGATGGCATTCACTAGACAAATCAGCAGCAACAGCCCCATTAAACTGATAAACCAGATCATAAACCCTCTCTCCTCTGCTTGTTAGGTCGCCTTAGCCTCCGGTTGTGTTTGCTGCCAACACGGGGATCAACGGTAATAAAGGCTTGTTTTTTAGGAATCAAAAGAATTTGTTTTAGCCAGTCTTAGACGAGCAAATAGGTTCGATCCGTGCTATCGTTACTATCTAGGCATTGAAAAGTACGCATTTACTATTTAAGGGTATGGCTCAAGCAAGCTGTAAGCAATTAGGGTTATTTGAAAAGAGGAAAATAACCGGGCAATCAGAAGTCGATAGTCAGCCTTATTACACTCAGACTTACGGAGCAGTGTACTTAGGAGATAGCCTTGAGCTTATAAAAAACCTTAAAGATAGCAGTGTCAACCTAATTTTGACATCCCCCCCATTTGCACTTACCCGCAAGAAGGAATATGGAAATGAAAGTGCAGAAACTTACGTGGATTGGTTTCTTCCGTTTGCATATGAGTTTAAGAGGGTGCTTACTGAAGATGGATCATTTGTAGTTGATTTAGGGGGGGCTTATCTTCCTGGTAATCCAGTTCGTAGCATCTATCAATATGAACTGCTAGTTAGGCTTTGTAAGGAAGTTGGTTTTTTCTTGGCTCAAGAGTTTTATCACTACAATCCTGCTAGGCTTCCCACACCTGCGGAATGGGTTACTGTTAGGCGTATTCGAGTAAAAGATTCTGTCAATACTGTTTGGTGGTTATCAAAAACCGAAAATCCAAAAGCTGATAACAGGAAGGTTTTGAAGCCCTATAGTGAAAGCATGAAACAGCTTTTGAAGAATGGCTATAAAGCTAAATTACGTCCCAGTGGTCACGATATTTCTACCAAGTTTAAAAAAGATAACTCAGGAGCGATTCCACCTAATCTTATTGAAGCAGCAAACACGGAATCGAATAGTTCTTATCTGCGGAAATGCAAAGAATCAGGAATGAAACCTCATCCAGCACGCTTCCCTGCATCTTTTGCCGAGTTCTTCATTAATTTCCTGACTGATGAAAATGATCTTGTACTAGACCCCTTTGCCGGTTCAAACACAACAGGATTTGTTGCAGAAAATTTACAAAGACGATGGATGGCTTTTGAGTTGAATGAGGAATACTTGATCGGAAGCCAATATCGTTTTGAGGAGTGATTTTACTGCGGGGAGAATTGTGCCTAGACTTACTAAGGATGATCTTCTCAGTGTTATCACACGCTCTATTTCAGAGTGTGGCTGGAGTATTCTTTATTTAGAAAGTCCGGTTACTCATCCTTTCAGGCTACAAATTTACAAGAATGATGAAAGCTATCGACTTCGCATTTATATTTGGAATTTGACTCATGGAGGAGGATCGGCGAGACCTAGAAGCGAATACCGAATTCAAATCACAGGCTTACCTACTAGCTACTTTGAGCCTGAAATCGGGGGGAAAACTCTAATTCTTGGTTGGTGGGATGAAGTTGGAGTTTTTGCAGGTTTTGACTATAACAAGCATTCTGGAATGCTTGGATCTTCACCCTCAATCCAGATCCGTGAACAATACCTTCGCAATGCCCACATTAATGGATTTTCTGCTTGTGACAAAGGAAATGAAGAAATAGCAATTGCATTTAAGCCTAGCTTCTTTATTGAATATGTCAGAGATTTAGAGTCTCTACACGGTTTTGGAGAATCTGAATATGACCTCGGTGTTCTTGAAACTGTAGCTGAGAACCCTTATGCAGTAAATGATGCAGTAATTGAATCAACTAGTTGGAATCGTCAAACAGTAATTCAGACTGTCAAGAAAAGATTAAGAGATTCCAGTTTCCAAGACCGAGTTTTGACTGCCTATAGTTACCGATGTGCCATGTGCGGCGTGCAGCTTGATTTAGTACAAGCAGCCCATATTGTACCAGTAAGCCATGAGAACGGAACTGATCGCACTTCTAATGGGATGGCGTTATGTGCATTGCATCACTACGCTTATGATCGCGGTCTTGTATTTGTGGATGAGGACTACTCAATTGAGCTAAATGAAAGGAAGATCAGAAAACTTCGCGCAATATCACGGGATGAAGGGTTAGAAAAATTTACTGAGGCTCTAAGAGCTTTAATTCTTCTTCCTCCAGCCACATCCGATCGTCCCCATAGGGATTATTTGATTGTTGCCAATTCCTTACGTCTTGCAGCCTGATAGCATGGAGCTAGAGTTTATACAATTACTAGCAGTCGGCAGCCCAACACTGCACCGCAATGGAGGGAACACAGATTTCGGTGGTGTTCCAAAGGTTGTCTGCCAATGTTGAGGTTTACTGTTAGCCCTATCAACTCCCCGGACTGATGGTGGTTTTGCCAAAGGTCATGAACACTAGGGTGGTGCCCGCAGGGCCACGATAGGCTCCCTCGGCGTGGCAGAGACCGCAGGCAAGGGCGGTGAGTTCCCAGGCTTCCTGTTCCGAACAGTGCAGTTTGCGGGTGGTGAGTCGTTCTACTCCCTGGGCTTCCCCATAGGTTCGCAGGGTGCGGGCATGGTTCTGGAGAACGGGTGCCACGGAGGGATGATCCCACCCCCAGAGCCAAGTGCCATCCAGGGTGTTGTAGGTACCAATGATTTGTACCGGGGCGGTGATGATCTGTCCTCTGGGGTTGGTGAACAGGATGGTGCCCTGGGCTTGATCGACCTGCCAATCACACTGTCCCATCTGCCAGAGGCTATCCTGGGCTTGAGTTTTGAAACGGAGTTCTTCCACGCTGCGGGCCAGCAGGATGGGGTATTCCGGTGGTTCAGGATTCATGACTTTCCTCCTTACGTTTGAGCCGTCTCAAGAGGTCAGCTTTTTTATCCAGTACCCAGGGGGCGCTTGGGGAGGTTGGGTGCGACCGTAAATATCGAGGAGGCTGTTATAGCGGCTCAAGGCTGCTTCGTATCGCCCTAACTGCTCCAGAAGCAGGGCTTGATTTTGCCAGCAGCGATCGTTGTCAGGGTCGATCGCCAACGCTCCTGCATAGCTGATCACTGCTTCCTCTAGCCGTTGCAGTTTGGTGAGCAGTAATGCCTGGTTATACCAGCAGCCCACATCGCCGGGGTCAATGGCTAAAGAACGGTCGAAACTGGCCAGTGCCGCTTCTGCCCTATCGGAGTGGGTGCTGAGCAGCATGGCTCGTTTGTACCAAAGCTGGGCATTGTCTGGATAGCGTTCTAACGCCCGGTCATAGTTTTCCAAGAGCAGCGTAAAAATTTCCTGCTGGGGATAATTCAATTTCTCCAAGGCATCATTCACGGCCAAATCATGCCAATCGGGGTTTAACTCGAAGGCTGTTTGATAGGCGGCTAGTGCTTCTTGATAACGCTCAGCTTGCATCAAAACATCACCCTTGCGTCTCCAGATCCAATCCGGTGTTTCGCCATATTGATTCGGGTGATTATTGCCTTCGGGAAATTCGCTCAGTTGTTGATCATAGGCATCCAGAAGTTCCTGTTCTCGACCAAGCAGGGCATAGGCTTTGCAGCGATTTTCCTGGGCTGTTGCCTCTAGACAATAAGCTTGGTTGTAGGTATCAATAGCCTCTGCATAGCGCCCCAGACTGAACAGAATATTCCCCTTGTCTCCGTAATAGGCCCCCAATGCCTGATCGTTCTCTAGATCATCTTCTGCCTCTAAAAGGGCGATCGCTTCGTTGTAGCTGGCGATCGCCTCGTCTAATCGTCCCAAGTGAGCCAATAAACTGCCCCGGTTCGCCCACAAATCGCTGTAATCTAACACATCCACATCAGGCAGATCCGCAAACCCCGCTAGTGCCCGTTCGTAGCTGGCGATCGCGTCTGTAAACCGCTGGAGGTCATGCAGTGCCGCGGCGCGACAGGCCCAAGCAGGGCTGTGGTCTGGATCAAGCGCGAGGATGCGATCGCAGGAAACCAGCG is a window of Leptolyngbyaceae cyanobacterium JSC-12 DNA encoding:
- a CDS encoding hypothetical protein (IMG reference gene:2510097704), which produces MCDRMHRALLAGWWNSTIDIDIIQILNRQELLERS
- a CDS encoding hypothetical protein (IMG reference gene:2510097705~PFAM: ATP-dependent Clp protease adaptor protein ClpS), giving the protein MIWFISLMGLLLLICLVNAIKFEWDHSEPDPLAQSRQTWRQRRDRAQRILAQGGPQTLAEYLEIFPDACPRCGGRNLYESLALRRSFLTPLLRNRRPKRSWVCTRCGHNNLSQKPVEPLQNLRWVTSPYLSAEATQSIPECPWEHPSVVPVYLHNDNATTMEFVVEVLEQVFELPKNLAIQCMIHTHQLGRHFVIALPLTEAQEKVAIAHQRSKVKKYPLRFTVESEWR
- a CDS encoding DNA modification methylase (IMG reference gene:2510097706~PFAM: DNA methylase), with protein sequence MAQASCKQLGLFEKRKITGQSEVDSQPYYTQTYGAVYLGDSLELIKNLKDSSVNLILTSPPFALTRKKEYGNESAETYVDWFLPFAYEFKRVLTEDGSFVVDLGGAYLPGNPVRSIYQYELLVRLCKEVGFFLAQEFYHYNPARLPTPAEWVTVRRIRVKDSVNTVWWLSKTENPKADNRKVLKPYSESMKQLLKNGYKAKLRPSGHDISTKFKKDNSGAIPPNLIEAANTESNSSYLRKCKESGMKPHPARFPASFAEFFINFLTDENDLVLDPFAGSNTTGFVAENLQRRWMAFELNEEYLIGSQYRFEE
- a CDS encoding hypothetical protein (IMG reference gene:2510097707~PFAM: HNH endonuclease), which translates into the protein MPRLTKDDLLSVITRSISECGWSILYLESPVTHPFRLQIYKNDESYRLRIYIWNLTHGGGSARPRSEYRIQITGLPTSYFEPEIGGKTLILGWWDEVGVFAGFDYNKHSGMLGSSPSIQIREQYLRNAHINGFSACDKGNEEIAIAFKPSFFIEYVRDLESLHGFGESEYDLGVLETVAENPYAVNDAVIESTSWNRQTVIQTVKKRLRDSSFQDRVLTAYSYRCAMCGVQLDLVQAAHIVPVSHENGTDRTSNGMALCALHHYAYDRGLVFVDEDYSIELNERKIRKLRAISRDEGLEKFTEALRALILLPPATSDRPHRDYLIVANSLRLAA
- a CDS encoding hypothetical protein (IMG reference gene:2510097708), translating into MNPEPPEYPILLARSVEELRFKTQAQDSLWQMGQCDWQVDQAQGTILFTNPRGQIITAPVQIIGTYNTLDGTWLWGWDHPSVAPVLQNHARTLRTYGEAQGVERLTTRKLHCSEQEAWELTALACGLCHAEGAYRGPAGTTLVFMTFGKTTISPGS
- a CDS encoding tetratricopeptide repeat protein (IMG reference gene:2510097709~PFAM: Tetratricopeptide repeat) — translated: MSQELPLYSSAEDYYQAGFAALADGSTRQDAIALFRQAVALDPEHLDAWYELAKQQRETGDYAEALVSCDRILALDPDHSPAWACRAAALHDLQRFTDAIASYERALAGFADLPDVDVLDYSDLWANRGSLLAHLGRLDEAIASYNEAIALLEAEDDLENDQALGAYYGDKGNILFSLGRYAEAIDTYNQAYCLEATAQENRCKAYALLGREQELLDAYDQQLSEFPEGNNHPNQYGETPDWIWRRKGDVLMQAERYQEALAAYQTAFELNPDWHDLAVNDALEKLNYPQQEIFTLLLENYDRALERYPDNAQLWYKRAMLLSTHSDRAEAALASFDRSLAIDPGDVGCWYNQALLLTKLQRLEEAVISYAGALAIDPDNDRCWQNQALLLEQLGRYEAALSRYNSLLDIYGRTQPPQAPPGYWIKKLTS